A window of the Mucilaginibacter sp. cycad4 genome harbors these coding sequences:
- a CDS encoding lysophospholipid acyltransferase family protein: MKVITTEEFAKATKLDKLKMPGLAALLMELMKINQVNDLFAQAQPKQGPDFVDAILEGCGIDVEFDERELRNIPKDGAFIAIANHPYGGIEGMVLLKILCMARPDSKLMANFLLKKIPNLADYFVAVNPFENVEHSSSISGLKNTLELLNQGTPIGIFPAGEVSTFKVEQKQVTDRMWHPVVGKIIAKAKVPVVPIYFHGNNGLLFNLLSLLHPTLRTAKLPSELFNKHGHTIKLRIGKPINVTEIPEYTNTTKLLNFLRARTYALGTGLEEEKKIFSPRNLFKIKREPEEVTPEIDSAILEKEIEPLRETYKVWTEKNYEVFIVPTSTIPNVIREIGRLREITFREVGEGTNKAIDLDEYDIYYHHLFIWDFEAKRIVGAYRIGLGDEIFYSVGKKGFYVNELFKLKTQFIPVLRRSLELGRSWIRKEYQTKPLPLFLLWKGILKFLIDNPRYRYLIGPVSISNSFSKFSKSLIVDYINRNHFDHEMAQYVKPRKKFKVDFAKIDTDLLMAGEDSFKGLDNLISEVETRNMKVPVLLRQYIALNAKIISFNIDPKFADCLDGFLVLDLEKVPQDILEKLGKNL; this comes from the coding sequence ATGAAAGTTATAACCACCGAAGAGTTTGCCAAAGCCACCAAACTGGATAAGCTGAAAATGCCGGGCCTGGCCGCTTTATTGATGGAGCTAATGAAAATAAACCAGGTTAACGACCTGTTTGCCCAGGCACAGCCCAAACAAGGCCCCGACTTTGTTGATGCTATATTAGAAGGCTGCGGCATTGATGTTGAGTTTGATGAGCGGGAACTGCGTAATATCCCCAAAGACGGCGCATTTATAGCAATAGCCAATCACCCTTATGGAGGTATTGAGGGCATGGTGTTATTAAAAATCCTGTGCATGGCCCGCCCGGATTCAAAACTGATGGCCAACTTCCTCCTCAAAAAAATCCCAAACCTGGCCGATTACTTTGTAGCTGTAAACCCTTTTGAAAACGTTGAGCATTCATCAAGTATCAGCGGCTTAAAAAACACCCTCGAGTTGTTAAACCAGGGCACCCCCATCGGGATTTTCCCCGCCGGCGAGGTTTCAACCTTTAAGGTGGAGCAAAAACAGGTAACCGACCGCATGTGGCACCCTGTTGTAGGCAAAATCATAGCCAAGGCAAAAGTGCCGGTAGTGCCTATTTATTTTCATGGCAACAACGGCTTGTTATTTAACCTGCTCAGCTTGCTGCACCCTACCCTGCGCACGGCTAAGCTACCATCGGAGTTGTTTAATAAACACGGGCATACCATTAAGCTGCGTATAGGCAAGCCCATTAACGTAACAGAGATTCCGGAGTATACCAATACCACTAAGCTTCTTAACTTTTTACGCGCACGTACTTATGCTTTAGGTACCGGTTTGGAAGAAGAAAAAAAGATTTTTAGCCCGCGGAACCTGTTTAAAATTAAACGTGAGCCCGAGGAGGTTACTCCCGAAATAGATAGTGCCATTCTTGAAAAGGAAATTGAGCCATTGCGCGAAACCTACAAAGTTTGGACTGAGAAAAACTACGAGGTGTTCATCGTTCCAACTTCTACTATCCCCAATGTGATACGGGAAATAGGCAGACTGCGCGAGATCACCTTCCGCGAAGTTGGCGAAGGCACCAACAAAGCTATCGACCTTGATGAATATGATATTTACTATCATCACCTGTTCATTTGGGATTTTGAAGCCAAACGGATTGTTGGCGCTTACCGCATTGGTTTGGGAGATGAAATCTTCTATAGCGTTGGCAAAAAAGGCTTTTATGTAAACGAACTGTTTAAACTTAAAACCCAGTTTATACCAGTGTTACGCCGCAGCCTTGAACTGGGCCGCTCATGGATCCGCAAGGAATACCAAACTAAACCGCTGCCGCTGTTTTTGCTTTGGAAAGGCATCCTGAAATTCCTGATCGATAATCCGCGATACCGTTATTTGATAGGCCCGGTAAGTATCAGCAACTCGTTTTCCAAATTTTCCAAATCGCTTATTGTCGATTACATCAACCGCAACCACTTTGATCATGAAATGGCGCAGTACGTTAAGCCGCGCAAAAAATTCAAGGTTGATTTTGCCAAAATTGATACCGACCTGCTTATGGCCGGCGAAGACAGCTTTAAAGGCCTCGACAACCTGATATCAGAGGTGGAAACCCGTAATATGAAAGTTCCGGTACTGCTTCGCCAATACATTGCCCTTAACGCCAAGATCATCAGCTTTAACATCGACCCTAAATTTGCCGATTGTTTAGACGGTTTCCTGGTGCTTGATCTTGAAAAGGTACCACAGGATATATTGGAAAAGCTGGGTAAAAACCTGTAA
- a CDS encoding helix-hairpin-helix domain-containing protein has translation MRPQIKNYLSVTKKEWNGMVVLIILIAMVLLAPYVFQANRKDNTINFKAFDKAVANADKTGDDIAADEVFTGNRNARPAALFHFNPNNLPVAGWVKLGLTEHQALVIKHYEEKGGRFFTKGDVQKMYSISPAAYKLLEPYINLPGGPAYHTNKVKPGEVVEINTADSARLTMIRGIGAAFARRIVHYRERVGGFYNKEQLREVYGIDEEKYKQIEAGIEVDGKHIIKVNINTATFNELKRFPYLSYKQMDAIVAYRDEHGNYNALHDLKNIAILNDGILRKIGPYLVFK, from the coding sequence ATGAGGCCGCAAATTAAAAACTACCTGTCTGTCACTAAAAAAGAGTGGAACGGCATGGTAGTACTGATTATTTTAATTGCAATGGTTTTGCTGGCCCCTTATGTGTTTCAGGCAAACCGCAAAGATAATACAATAAATTTTAAGGCTTTTGATAAAGCGGTAGCCAATGCCGATAAAACAGGCGATGATATAGCAGCGGATGAAGTTTTTACCGGTAATCGTAATGCCCGGCCTGCTGCACTCTTCCATTTTAACCCCAATAACTTACCTGTTGCCGGTTGGGTAAAACTTGGCCTTACTGAGCACCAGGCCCTGGTAATTAAGCATTATGAAGAAAAGGGGGGACGGTTTTTTACTAAAGGCGATGTGCAAAAAATGTATAGCATCAGCCCGGCAGCATATAAACTTCTTGAGCCATATATTAACCTGCCCGGTGGCCCTGCCTATCACACAAACAAGGTGAAACCAGGTGAAGTAGTAGAGATTAACACAGCCGATTCGGCGAGGCTTACCATGATCAGGGGAATAGGTGCCGCATTTGCCCGGCGCATTGTTCATTACAGGGAGCGGGTAGGCGGGTTTTACAATAAGGAACAATTGAGGGAAGTGTATGGCATTGATGAAGAAAAGTATAAGCAGATTGAAGCCGGTATCGAAGTTGATGGCAAACACATTATTAAAGTGAACATCAACACGGCTACCTTTAATGAGCTTAAGCGCTTCCCCTACCTGAGCTATAAACAAATGGATGCCATTGTTGCTTACCGGGATGAGCACGGTAATTACAATGCCCTGCACGACCTGAAAAATATTGCGATACTTAATGACGGAATTTTGCGTAAAATTGGGCCTTATTTAGTTTTCAAATGA
- a CDS encoding adenine phosphoribosyltransferase — MIAQQIKAAIRDIPDFPKPGIVFKDITPILKDPGLCENIIDAFVEQLQGTRIDAVAGIESRGFLFGLTLATRLGVPFVPVRKAGKLPFTIKQKAYKLEYGTATIELHTDAFEPGQHILLHDDLLATGGTVTAASELIKEMGGVVAGFSFVVGLGFLNGKERITPICDKLIVLADY; from the coding sequence ATGATAGCTCAGCAAATTAAAGCAGCCATAAGGGATATTCCTGATTTTCCGAAACCGGGAATTGTTTTTAAAGATATCACGCCCATACTGAAAGATCCCGGATTGTGCGAAAACATCATCGATGCTTTTGTTGAACAATTGCAGGGGACCCGGATTGATGCAGTGGCCGGTATCGAAAGCAGGGGCTTCCTGTTCGGGCTTACGCTGGCTACCAGATTAGGGGTGCCGTTTGTACCTGTGCGTAAGGCGGGTAAGCTGCCTTTCACCATAAAACAAAAAGCGTATAAGCTGGAGTACGGCACCGCCACCATCGAGCTGCATACCGATGCCTTTGAACCCGGTCAGCATATATTACTTCATGACGATTTGCTGGCTACCGGCGGCACAGTAACCGCGGCCAGCGAGCTTATCAAGGAAATGGGCGGTGTAGTTGCCGGTTTTTCCTTTGTAGTAGGGCTGGGTTTTTTGAATGGTAAAGAAAGGATAACGCCTATTTGTGATAAGCTGATAGTGCTGGCGGATTATTAA
- a CDS encoding RagB/SusD family nutrient uptake outer membrane protein → MKNIYRRIFSILSIIITIGLSGCNKSLNLKPQDQLSEAAYFKSANDFKTFANQYYGYLRNFNNSFADNPHYDGRADVFGGGGTYGAGINTVPASDAYWTNNYARIRTCNYLLEKAATFSDQASISQFVAEAKFFRAYCYFELLQLYGGVPLITKTLNLDSPELYGGRATRDQIVDQIVADLEAAIPNLPASILANSADFGRVSKPAAQAFLGRVALYEGTWQKFRNGNAARYNMLLDKSAAASNAVITSNLFALFGTPASNALGGNSTILGDSAQKYLFILENPKSNPASVTKTANHEYLLSYRYDDVSKTIGTNISRQGTQIGPQHKYVNAFLCQDGLPIEKSPLFQGFETYGSEFVNRDNRLKYTIKINNMYYWYGNANYRVTWLNDAADIATSTGKVVQISGYGNQKWVTERNCPDTKESEDYPVIRYAEVLLNYAEAVYERDGAITDADLNKSLNLVRLRANKNMPPLTNGFAGANGLDLRTEIRRERFIELYYENFRFDDIKRWHSAATDLVTNTGGTAYGNISAFVSQWPVGIKFKGTQADVGPNPLKPAPTNALDANGQLIIDNTARNFSEKNYLYPIPAQQITLNPALTQNPGW, encoded by the coding sequence ATGAAAAATATATACCGAAGGATCTTCAGTATCCTGTCAATCATTATTACCATAGGCTTGTCCGGTTGCAACAAGTCACTTAACCTTAAACCACAGGACCAGCTTTCGGAAGCCGCGTACTTTAAATCGGCCAACGATTTTAAGACCTTTGCCAACCAATATTATGGCTATCTCCGTAATTTCAACAATTCATTCGCAGATAACCCGCATTATGACGGGCGTGCGGATGTATTTGGCGGCGGGGGTACTTATGGGGCAGGTATCAATACCGTGCCGGCAAGTGATGCTTACTGGACTAACAATTATGCAAGGATCAGGACCTGCAATTACTTACTTGAAAAGGCGGCCACTTTCTCCGACCAGGCCAGCATCAGCCAATTTGTAGCCGAAGCTAAATTTTTCAGAGCTTACTGCTACTTTGAATTGCTACAATTGTATGGCGGGGTTCCGCTGATCACCAAAACGCTGAACCTGGATTCGCCTGAGCTTTACGGCGGCAGGGCAACACGTGACCAAATAGTTGATCAGATCGTAGCCGACCTGGAAGCAGCCATACCAAATTTGCCTGCATCCATCTTAGCCAATTCTGCAGATTTTGGCCGGGTGAGCAAGCCGGCTGCACAAGCGTTTTTGGGCAGGGTTGCACTTTATGAGGGTACCTGGCAAAAATTCAGAAACGGCAATGCCGCCCGCTATAATATGCTCCTCGACAAATCGGCTGCGGCTTCCAACGCGGTGATAACCAGTAATCTGTTCGCGCTTTTTGGCACACCGGCATCCAATGCCCTGGGCGGTAACAGTACCATATTGGGTGATTCTGCGCAGAAGTACCTTTTTATCCTCGAAAACCCAAAATCAAACCCTGCTTCAGTTACCAAAACTGCTAATCATGAGTACCTTTTATCGTACCGCTATGATGATGTGAGCAAAACAATCGGAACAAATATCAGCAGGCAGGGAACGCAAATTGGCCCTCAGCATAAATATGTTAATGCATTTTTATGCCAGGATGGGTTACCTATCGAAAAGTCGCCGTTGTTCCAGGGCTTTGAAACCTACGGTTCAGAATTTGTGAACCGTGACAACCGCTTAAAGTATACCATCAAAATAAATAACATGTATTACTGGTATGGTAATGCCAATTACCGTGTAACGTGGCTAAATGACGCCGCTGATATTGCAACGTCTACCGGGAAAGTTGTTCAGATCTCAGGCTACGGAAATCAAAAATGGGTAACTGAGCGTAATTGCCCGGATACGAAAGAATCTGAGGATTACCCGGTGATCCGCTATGCCGAAGTACTGCTCAACTATGCAGAAGCAGTTTATGAACGTGACGGAGCTATAACAGATGCCGACCTCAACAAATCGCTCAACCTGGTACGTTTACGGGCTAATAAAAATATGCCGCCATTAACCAACGGCTTCGCAGGCGCAAACGGATTGGATCTGCGCACAGAGATCAGAAGGGAACGTTTTATTGAGCTTTATTATGAAAACTTCAGGTTTGACGATATCAAGCGCTGGCATAGTGCCGCCACCGACCTGGTTACCAACACCGGGGGTACTGCTTATGGAAACATCAGTGCTTTTGTAAGCCAATGGCCGGTGGGCATTAAATTTAAAGGTACACAGGCCGATGTTGGGCCAAACCCTTTAAAGCCGGCCCCTACCAACGCGTTGGATGCCAATGGCCAGCTGATCATTGACAATACAGCACGCAATTTTTCGGAGAAAAATTATTTATATCCGATCCCGGCACAACAAATCACCCTCAATCCCGCGTTAACGCAAAATCCGGGATGGTAA
- a CDS encoding TonB-dependent receptor has translation MSFFYQKKYSARCFLVFLLLIGIGYHAAAQDRQISGTVTDSVSRDPLPGVTVQVIGTTNGIQTDVNGRYKLTVNPGAKISFAFVGYNTRKVTVGDNPVINIQLSSKRSDLEEVVVVAYGTQKKPSVVGAIATVSSKVFEDRGPTNNPVANLQGQVPGMVVTRTSAQPGRENWNFQIRGATSVNGQDPLVILDGVALNNNNELNSINPNDIDNISVLKDGSASIYGARAAYGVVLITTKKGKAGKMLIQYDPSVSEKFLGLQPKMTNIDQWANGLLQAKTNDNYGVAPATDLWYQMANFALANKGNVILASQIPGNTTGGITANSFYNGLPVPAFLDVKELDFIDVSLQQYLWGRATSTQHNLAVSGGNEKNTYRVSLGYLNDGSQLQIGNNGNQRYNLRLNNSYKFSDRVQLETNIALEQNNIQQPTMYTTGSYSALGNGFQVGLPMYTQSGKPYQWGGVASPAGLLRDGGDNLENNSRALLNSTLTYNFMKHLTFTGTAGYNAWWQDDRVQTKTVRLYSYDDKYLTGTTAPAGGTSGGSQNYFRANINDKYYNLIGRVTYANTFNRVHDVSLMIGSSYERDEYDMFNTRTYNLGSDDVPSLNLGLSSTLAGFVTNDEQRNHYALGSYFARATYAFKGKYLFEATGRYDGSSKFIADKRWKPFYSIMGGWRLGEESFIKSTNIFSELKLRASYATSGSQGGIGLYDYLQSLNVGNSNTLLGSALATATTTTGNLVSLDRTWETVIKRNIGIDFGLLNGRLNGTFEVFRNQNKNMLVSVTYPAVLGIGAPQSNNGDLKTWGWEGQLTWRDHIGQVTYSISGNITDSQNKLVYFNGVPALGAGYNPTVEGYPLGSYFGLKYGGRFQTQSQVDSYNSTYYAPGGVINTIGIPIASALTNLPGQNSGLRPGDNYYVDVNGDGKLTTGTSAKDMGDLIYLGSDVPRYTFGLTLGLQWKGFDFTSIFQGVGKRTIFRANGSANNWRIPFTALGQAQTTQWVGNTWTPENTNAFYPNLHSNGINGYNYQISSWSVENGAYVRLKNLVIGYTLPKALLARTKAISRLRVYISGSDLWEYSKIHDGWDPEITRTTAGNERYPFYRYVTLGANITF, from the coding sequence ATGAGTTTTTTTTACCAAAAAAAGTATTCGGCGAGGTGCTTTTTAGTTTTTTTGCTGCTAATAGGCATAGGCTATCATGCTGCGGCGCAGGACCGTCAAATCAGCGGTACTGTAACAGATTCTGTCTCCAGGGACCCCTTGCCTGGCGTAACTGTGCAGGTTATTGGCACTACCAATGGCATTCAAACTGATGTAAACGGCAGGTACAAACTAACCGTTAATCCCGGCGCAAAAATATCTTTCGCTTTTGTGGGCTATAACACGCGTAAAGTTACCGTTGGCGATAATCCTGTCATCAACATTCAATTATCAAGCAAAAGAAGCGATCTGGAAGAGGTTGTAGTGGTTGCTTACGGAACACAAAAGAAGCCGTCGGTAGTAGGCGCTATTGCCACCGTGAGCTCAAAAGTATTTGAAGACCGCGGGCCAACAAATAACCCTGTTGCCAATTTACAAGGCCAGGTTCCGGGCATGGTTGTAACAAGAACTTCGGCCCAGCCGGGCCGCGAAAACTGGAACTTCCAGATCCGCGGTGCAACCTCTGTTAATGGACAGGACCCTTTGGTAATTTTAGATGGAGTTGCTCTAAACAATAACAATGAGCTGAACTCGATCAACCCCAATGATATCGACAATATTTCGGTTTTGAAAGATGGCTCGGCTTCAATATATGGTGCACGTGCTGCCTATGGTGTTGTACTGATCACAACCAAAAAAGGCAAAGCAGGTAAAATGCTGATCCAGTACGATCCTTCTGTATCTGAGAAATTTTTAGGTCTTCAGCCTAAAATGACAAACATTGATCAGTGGGCAAATGGCCTCCTCCAGGCTAAAACCAATGATAATTATGGAGTTGCACCGGCGACAGATCTCTGGTATCAGATGGCCAATTTTGCGCTGGCCAACAAGGGTAATGTAATATTGGCATCCCAGATCCCCGGAAATACTACAGGGGGCATCACTGCAAATTCATTTTACAACGGCTTACCCGTACCCGCATTTCTTGATGTAAAGGAACTCGACTTTATTGATGTTTCGTTACAGCAGTATTTATGGGGCAGGGCAACTTCAACACAACATAATCTCGCTGTATCGGGCGGAAATGAGAAAAATACCTATCGCGTCTCTCTGGGTTATTTAAACGATGGCAGCCAGCTTCAGATAGGCAATAATGGTAATCAGCGCTATAACTTACGGCTGAACAACAGCTACAAATTCAGCGACAGGGTACAATTGGAAACCAACATTGCGCTTGAGCAAAACAATATCCAGCAACCAACCATGTATACTACAGGTAGCTACAGTGCACTTGGTAATGGGTTCCAGGTGGGCCTGCCAATGTACACGCAGTCTGGCAAACCTTATCAGTGGGGAGGCGTGGCAAGCCCGGCAGGTTTGCTGAGGGATGGCGGCGACAACCTGGAGAATAACAGCCGGGCTTTATTGAACTCAACACTTACCTACAATTTCATGAAGCACCTTACATTTACCGGAACAGCAGGATACAATGCCTGGTGGCAAGATGACCGTGTGCAAACCAAAACTGTACGCCTTTATTCGTATGATGACAAATATCTAACCGGGACTACCGCGCCGGCAGGTGGTACTTCGGGAGGAAGCCAAAACTATTTCCGTGCGAATATCAATGATAAATATTATAACCTCATTGGCCGTGTTACCTATGCCAATACTTTTAACAGGGTACATGATGTGTCTTTGATGATCGGCAGTTCGTACGAAAGGGATGAGTATGATATGTTCAACACCCGTACCTACAATTTGGGAAGCGATGATGTACCTTCTTTAAATTTGGGGTTGAGCAGTACGCTGGCCGGTTTTGTAACCAATGATGAGCAACGCAACCACTACGCCCTGGGCTCGTATTTTGCAAGGGCTACCTATGCTTTTAAAGGTAAGTATCTTTTTGAGGCAACCGGCCGGTATGATGGTTCTTCAAAATTTATTGCAGATAAACGCTGGAAACCATTTTACAGCATCATGGGCGGCTGGCGCTTAGGCGAGGAAAGCTTCATCAAAAGCACAAATATTTTTAGCGAGTTAAAGCTGCGTGCTTCTTACGCTACATCGGGTAGCCAGGGCGGCATAGGCCTTTATGACTACCTGCAGTCGCTGAATGTAGGCAACAGTAACACTCTTTTAGGTTCAGCACTTGCAACCGCAACTACAACCACCGGAAACCTGGTTTCGCTTGACAGGACCTGGGAAACAGTGATTAAACGGAACATTGGTATTGATTTCGGTTTGCTGAACGGTCGCTTAAACGGAACTTTTGAGGTATTCCGCAATCAAAATAAAAACATGTTGGTAAGTGTTACCTATCCGGCAGTTTTGGGTATCGGCGCTCCTCAGTCAAATAATGGTGACCTGAAAACCTGGGGATGGGAAGGACAGCTAACCTGGAGAGACCACATTGGGCAGGTAACTTACAGCATTTCCGGTAATATAACCGACAGCCAAAACAAATTGGTATATTTTAATGGTGTTCCGGCACTGGGTGCAGGTTATAACCCCACAGTTGAGGGTTATCCGCTCGGCTCATATTTTGGCCTTAAATACGGAGGCCGTTTCCAGACACAATCGCAGGTTGATAGTTATAATTCCACTTATTATGCCCCCGGGGGAGTGATCAATACTATTGGCATCCCTATCGCTTCAGCGCTTACCAATTTGCCGGGTCAAAATTCAGGTTTACGCCCGGGTGATAATTACTATGTTGATGTTAACGGTGATGGTAAACTAACCACCGGTACATCGGCAAAAGATATGGGCGACCTCATATACTTAGGCAGCGACGTTCCGCGCTATACCTTTGGTTTAACCTTAGGCCTGCAATGGAAAGGTTTTGATTTTACAAGCATTTTTCAAGGTGTAGGAAAAAGAACAATATTCAGGGCCAATGGCAGTGCAAACAACTGGCGCATACCTTTTACCGCGCTTGGCCAGGCGCAAACCACCCAATGGGTGGGTAACACCTGGACACCCGAAAACACCAATGCTTTTTATCCCAACCTTCACAGCAACGGTATTAACGGTTACAACTATCAAATCTCCAGTTGGTCCGTTGAGAATGGGGCTTATGTACGCCTGAAAAACCTTGTTATAGGTTATACTTTACCCAAGGCATTACTGGCGCGCACCAAGGCCATCAGCCGTTTAAGAGTCTACATTTCGGGAAGCGACCTGTGGGAATACAGCAAAATCCACGATGGCTGGGACCCTGAAATTACCAGGACCACTGCAGGCAATGAGCGTTATCCCTTTTACAGGTATGTAACTTTAGGTGCAAACATTACTTTTTAA
- a CDS encoding alpha-L-arabinofuranosidase C-terminal domain-containing protein encodes MTLIKKILLPFFFAAALMPALVLAQQSVKVSAGKEQGVGQKQLKPISNNLFGVFFEDLSYSADGGLYAELIQNRSFEYTPGDNKKWQPLSFWEYTTAGFGYGTISVESAQSIAPVNPHYVLLNIDDPGKEGVGITNSGFDGICLHAGESYNFSVYIRQVSAKPVPVKVELRGGKGISYGQFAFKTQGSGWKKYTGTIKAAQDADSAKLTVLALAKCKIAIDEISLFPEHTFKNEKNGMRADLAQAIADLKPKFMRFPGGCLVHGDGLDNMYRWKNTIGPVELRQQQRNIWNYHQSYGLGFFEYFRFCEDIGAKPLPVVAAAVSCQNSGGTRGTGQKGLPLAEMKSYIRDILDLIEYANGPVTSKWGAKRAAAGHPKPFNLQYIGIGNEDKQTDDFRDRFKMISNEVRVKHPEITIVGTVGPFPSGEDFDLGWAFADKLSVPVVDEHFYQKPGWFLDNNTRYDSYRRTKSKVYIGEYASWGNSLLNALSEAAFMTGLERNGDIVAMASYAPMLANLSHTSWNPNLIYFNNKTLAPTINYYVQQLFSVNQGDLYVPGVVKFELHNTGRDSTLAASCVKDSRTGDIILKIVNAGGKEANAAIDLAGINISGQQAILDLLKGNPADKNTINDPKAVQTVSREITTAGLASYVAPPYSLSVIRLKTK; translated from the coding sequence ATGACACTTATTAAAAAAATATTACTTCCCTTCTTTTTTGCCGCCGCCTTGATGCCGGCCCTGGTTTTGGCTCAGCAATCTGTCAAAGTTTCTGCCGGAAAAGAACAGGGCGTAGGCCAAAAGCAGCTAAAGCCAATCAGTAACAACCTGTTTGGCGTTTTTTTTGAAGATCTGAGTTATTCTGCAGATGGTGGTTTATATGCAGAATTAATCCAAAACCGTTCATTTGAATACACCCCTGGCGATAATAAAAAATGGCAGCCGCTGAGTTTTTGGGAGTATACTACAGCCGGTTTTGGGTATGGGACAATTTCTGTAGAAAGCGCACAGTCCATTGCCCCGGTCAATCCGCATTACGTTTTGCTGAATATTGACGACCCGGGGAAGGAAGGCGTTGGTATTACTAATTCAGGTTTTGACGGTATTTGCCTGCATGCAGGCGAGAGCTATAATTTTTCGGTGTACATCCGGCAGGTTTCTGCTAAGCCGGTACCTGTGAAGGTAGAACTTCGCGGAGGGAAAGGTATTTCGTACGGGCAATTTGCATTTAAAACCCAGGGCAGCGGGTGGAAAAAATATACAGGCACCATTAAAGCTGCCCAGGATGCAGATTCGGCAAAGCTTACGGTGCTCGCCCTCGCAAAATGTAAAATTGCAATAGATGAAATCTCCTTATTTCCTGAACATACCTTTAAAAACGAAAAAAACGGGATGCGGGCCGACCTTGCGCAGGCCATTGCCGACCTGAAACCTAAATTTATGCGTTTCCCCGGCGGCTGTCTCGTTCATGGCGACGGGCTGGACAACATGTACCGGTGGAAAAACACCATCGGCCCTGTCGAACTCCGGCAACAGCAAAGGAATATCTGGAATTATCATCAAAGCTACGGTCTTGGATTTTTTGAATACTTCAGGTTTTGTGAAGACATTGGGGCAAAGCCGCTGCCGGTGGTTGCGGCGGCCGTAAGCTGCCAAAATTCGGGGGGAACAAGAGGCACCGGTCAAAAAGGTTTGCCGCTGGCCGAAATGAAATCATACATCCGGGATATACTTGACCTGATAGAATATGCCAACGGCCCTGTAACTTCAAAATGGGGCGCCAAACGGGCCGCAGCAGGACATCCCAAACCTTTTAACCTGCAGTACATCGGCATCGGAAATGAAGACAAACAAACCGATGATTTCAGGGACAGGTTTAAAATGATCAGTAACGAAGTGCGGGTAAAACACCCGGAAATTACCATAGTAGGCACTGTTGGCCCATTCCCCTCCGGTGAAGATTTTGACCTTGGCTGGGCTTTTGCCGATAAACTTTCGGTGCCTGTTGTTGATGAACACTTTTATCAAAAACCGGGTTGGTTCCTTGATAATAACACACGTTATGACAGTTACCGCCGAACAAAATCAAAAGTATATATCGGCGAATATGCATCATGGGGTAACAGCCTGCTCAACGCTCTTTCGGAAGCCGCGTTCATGACAGGCCTTGAAAGAAACGGTGATATTGTTGCAATGGCGTCTTATGCCCCAATGCTTGCTAATTTATCGCATACCTCCTGGAACCCCAACCTCATTTATTTCAACAACAAAACACTTGCACCTACTATAAATTATTATGTGCAGCAGCTGTTTTCGGTTAACCAGGGTGATCTGTATGTCCCCGGGGTTGTGAAATTTGAATTGCATAATACCGGCAGGGATTCAACGTTGGCTGCTTCCTGCGTAAAGGACAGCAGGACAGGAGATATTATTTTGAAAATTGTAAATGCGGGAGGGAAAGAAGCGAACGCGGCAATTGACCTGGCCGGTATTAACATCAGCGGGCAACAGGCTATATTGGATTTGCTAAAGGGGAACCCCGCAGATAAAAATACGATCAATGATCCAAAGGCAGTACAAACAGTAAGCCGGGAAATTACAACAGCCGGCCTTGCATCATATGTCGCCCCTCCTTATTCCCTCAGTGTGATCAGGCTTAAAACAAAATAA